A window of Pseudomonadota bacterium contains these coding sequences:
- a CDS encoding prepilin-type N-terminal cleavage/methylation domain-containing protein has product MRASRHGFSLVELSIVLVILGLLVGGITAGRSMVRASEVRGIVTDAMTYAVGIQNFRDKYGALPGDMRDAQRIWGNAGGGGVNTDCTTPNTTASVGALTCNGDGDGFISESGTIVEVFRAWQQLSAAGLITGRFSGIPGPNSAQHSLFTGATANAPSSTITNAGFHVGSYGIIDATTPSTTTNFDGDYNNTLFFGRAVTDSYPNGTAITPSEAWGIDSKVDDEMPALGSIRSYKPYASMPNCVSGTTVAAVYNKTYADNACMLFFLNSFKARQ; this is encoded by the coding sequence ATGCGCGCCAGCCGTCATGGGTTTTCACTGGTTGAGTTATCCATTGTGCTTGTCATCCTTGGCTTGCTGGTTGGCGGTATTACCGCTGGCCGCTCCATGGTGCGCGCCTCGGAAGTACGCGGAATCGTCACCGATGCCATGACCTATGCCGTCGGCATCCAAAATTTTCGCGATAAATATGGTGCCTTGCCCGGCGATATGCGTGATGCGCAGCGCATTTGGGGCAACGCCGGCGGTGGCGGCGTAAACACGGATTGCACCACCCCCAACACCACCGCCAGCGTCGGCGCACTGACCTGTAATGGTGACGGCGACGGCTTCATCAGCGAAAGCGGCACCATCGTTGAAGTGTTCCGCGCCTGGCAGCAACTCTCTGCCGCGGGCCTCATCACCGGCCGCTTCAGCGGCATCCCTGGCCCCAACAGCGCGCAACACTCCCTGTTTACAGGCGCAACGGCCAACGCCCCGAGCAGCACCATTACCAATGCCGGCTTCCATGTCGGCAGCTATGGTATCATCGATGCCACCACGCCATCCACCACCACCAACTTTGATGGCGACTATAACAACACCCTGTTTTTTGGCCGCGCGGTGACGGACTCTTATCCCAATGGCACAGCCATCACGCCATCCGAAGCATGGGGGATCGACAGCAAAGTGGATGATGAAATGCCCGCGCTTGGCAGCATCCGCAGCTATAAGCCCTACGCATCGATGCCCAATTGCGTCTCAGGAACCACCGTCGCAGCCGTCTATAACAAGACCTATGCTGATAACGCGTGCATGCTGTTCTTCCTGAACAGCTTCAAAGCCAGGCAGTAG
- a CDS encoding TIGR00730 family Rossman fold protein, producing the protein MQDITYKTDAICVFCGAQNAVPKEHLEMARQLGVDMAAGGKKLVYGGGDCGLMGAVANGVLEGQGEAIGVFPRSLGRIEVEHRGLSNMIMVDSMHERKQIMYDHADVFVVLPGGFGTLDEMFEVITWRQIKIHEKLVIIYNHNGYWDHMITLMEHMIAQGFARPETRQFYTVANTKEELYALLGLK; encoded by the coding sequence ATGCAGGATATCACCTATAAAACCGACGCAATTTGCGTCTTCTGTGGCGCGCAAAATGCGGTGCCAAAAGAACATTTGGAAATGGCGCGCCAGCTGGGCGTCGACATGGCCGCCGGCGGCAAAAAGCTGGTCTATGGCGGCGGGGATTGCGGCCTGATGGGCGCGGTTGCCAACGGCGTGCTTGAAGGACAGGGCGAGGCAATCGGCGTTTTCCCTCGCTCGCTGGGCCGCATTGAGGTTGAGCATCGCGGGCTCAGCAACATGATCATGGTCGATTCCATGCACGAGCGTAAGCAGATCATGTACGACCATGCGGATGTATTCGTCGTGCTCCCCGGCGGCTTTGGCACGCTGGACGAGATGTTCGAAGTCATCACCTGGCGCCAGATCAAAATCCACGAGAAGCTGGTGATTATCTATAACCACAATGGTTATTGGGACCATATGATCACCCTGATGGAGCATATGATCGCCCAGGGCTTCGCCCGCCCGGAAACCCGCCAGTTCTACACCGTAGCGAACACCAAGGAAGAACTTTACGCCCTGCTTGGGCTGAAATAA
- the radC gene encoding DNA repair protein RadC: MTDSPHYLGHRARLRERFLGPSGDALPDYELLELILFSARPRGDVKPLAKQLLKQFGSFANVMYADETALRATDDVGDAVIAALKTIRIATQRMIKSEIGDQPVIQSWTALMDYCKLAMGKNKIEEFRVLFLNNRHALIADEVMQRGTINHTPVYPREIVKRALEHSASAIILLHNHPSGDATPSKADIDITKKIIEAAATVNVTVHDHVIVTENGHYSFKSFGII; encoded by the coding sequence ATGACGGACTCTCCTCATTATCTCGGCCACCGCGCGCGCCTGCGGGAGCGCTTCCTCGGGCCCAGCGGCGACGCCCTGCCCGACTATGAGCTGCTGGAACTCATTCTTTTTTCCGCCCGTCCGCGTGGCGATGTGAAGCCACTGGCCAAGCAATTATTGAAGCAATTCGGCAGCTTCGCCAATGTCATGTATGCGGATGAAACCGCCTTACGCGCCACCGATGATGTGGGGGATGCGGTGATTGCCGCCCTCAAAACCATCCGCATCGCCACCCAGCGGATGATTAAATCAGAAATTGGCGACCAGCCAGTCATTCAATCATGGACGGCGCTGATGGACTATTGCAAGCTTGCGATGGGGAAGAACAAAATCGAGGAATTCCGGGTGCTTTTCCTCAATAATCGCCATGCGCTAATTGCTGACGAAGTGATGCAGCGCGGCACCATCAACCACACGCCGGTCTATCCGCGCGAGATTGTGAAACGGGCGCTGGAGCACTCGGCATCGGCCATTATCCTGCTGCACAACCACCCCAGCGGGGATGCGACGCCATCCAAGGCGGATATCGACATCACTAAGAAAATCATCGAGGCCGCGGCGACCGTGAACGTCACCGTCCACGACCATGTGATCGTGACCGAAAACGGCCATTATTCGTTCAAGAGCTTCGGGATTATTTAG
- a CDS encoding TerC family protein, whose translation MEFLDISIMSKPLWMWGSFLAVVILLLAFDLGILNRKDTELSVKRSLKLSAFYISMGLLFGVFVYYELGSQAAESYYTGFIIEKTLSLDNIFVISLVFSYFAIPRQYQYRVLFWGIIGVILLRALLIGIGAELVHQFEWVLYVFAAFLVFTGIKMLKDSDEEPDIANNFMLKFIKRQFRVTEELHGNRFFVRKVDTATGKRLRYATPLFISLLVVEFVDVIFAVDSVPAIFAVTTDEYIVYTSNVFAILGLRALYFALAAMLHRFAYLKYSLSAVLIFIGGKVIVPGLFGLEKVPSDVSLAVTVAILAAGVFYSLHKTRNVAK comes from the coding sequence ATGGAATTTCTGGATATAAGCATAATGAGCAAGCCGCTGTGGATGTGGGGCTCGTTCCTCGCCGTGGTGATCCTGCTGCTGGCGTTCGATCTTGGCATCCTCAACCGCAAGGATACGGAGCTAAGCGTCAAGCGCAGCCTCAAGCTCAGCGCGTTTTACATCTCGATGGGGCTGCTGTTTGGCGTGTTCGTGTATTACGAACTCGGCTCGCAAGCGGCGGAAAGTTATTACACCGGCTTCATTATCGAAAAAACCCTGTCGCTGGATAATATCTTCGTTATTTCGCTGGTGTTTTCCTATTTCGCGATCCCGCGGCAATACCAGTACCGCGTGCTTTTCTGGGGCATTATCGGGGTCATCCTGCTGCGCGCGCTGCTGATTGGCATCGGCGCCGAGCTGGTGCATCAGTTTGAATGGGTGCTCTATGTGTTCGCAGCGTTCCTTGTCTTCACCGGCATCAAAATGCTGAAAGACAGCGATGAAGAGCCCGATATTGCCAACAACTTCATGCTGAAATTCATCAAGCGCCAGTTCCGGGTGACCGAAGAATTGCACGGCAACCGCTTCTTCGTGCGCAAGGTGGATACGGCGACGGGCAAGCGCCTGCGCTACGCCACGCCGCTGTTCATCAGCCTGCTGGTGGTCGAATTTGTCGATGTGATTTTTGCGGTCGATTCGGTGCCTGCGATCTTCGCGGTGACGACGGATGAATACATCGTCTACACCAGCAACGTGTTCGCCATCCTCGGCCTGCGGGCGCTGTATTTCGCGCTGGCGGCCATGCTGCATCGCTTCGCCTACCTGAAATACTCGCTCTCAGCGGTGCTGATTTTCATCGGCGGCAAAGTCATCGTACCGGGCCTGTTCGGGCTGGAAAAGGTGCCGTCCGATGTGTCGCTGGCCGTCACGGTGGCGATTCTGGCGGCAGGTGTGTTCTACTCGCTGCACAAGACGAGGAACGTGGCTAAATAA
- a CDS encoding patatin-like phospholipase family protein translates to MAAKKATSAAHRKPTATRGINLALQGGGAHGAFTWGVLDRLLDEEDLEIRGISGTSAGAMNAAVLADGYHEGGRARAKAQLHEFWYEISAAATLMQPFGQLGDDTLSAIPGFAWLSALNPADMMTRVFSPYEYNPLNYNPLRDVLERVLDVKALQNGIPLFVTATNVETGEARVFRGKEITIDVLLASACLPFMYQAVEIEGVPYWDGGYVGNPAIWPLIYKTGCEDVLLVQINPLKRSGTPKNALDIINRVNEISFNSSLIAEMRAINFVRKLIASGKLDSHDYANMRMHRVMPPPDLREMNASSKMNAHWDFFQLLFTVGRNQMDEWLKTNKKSIGHESTLDIEEHFLTKHKKHQP, encoded by the coding sequence ATGGCAGCGAAAAAGGCGACCTCCGCCGCACATCGTAAACCGACCGCCACGCGCGGTATCAACCTTGCCTTGCAGGGTGGCGGTGCGCATGGCGCGTTCACCTGGGGCGTGCTCGACCGTTTGCTGGATGAAGAAGACCTCGAAATCCGTGGCATTAGCGGCACCAGCGCCGGGGCGATGAACGCCGCCGTGCTGGCCGACGGCTATCACGAAGGCGGTCGCGCCCGCGCCAAAGCCCAGCTGCACGAGTTCTGGTATGAGATCAGCGCCGCGGCGACCTTAATGCAGCCCTTCGGCCAGTTGGGCGACGACACGCTGAGCGCCATCCCCGGCTTTGCATGGCTTTCGGCGCTGAACCCGGCGGACATGATGACGCGTGTGTTTTCGCCGTATGAATATAATCCGCTGAATTATAACCCGTTGCGCGACGTGCTGGAGCGGGTGCTGGATGTGAAGGCACTGCAAAACGGCATCCCGCTTTTTGTCACCGCGACCAATGTCGAAACCGGCGAGGCGCGGGTGTTCCGCGGCAAGGAAATCACTATCGATGTGCTGCTCGCTTCGGCCTGCCTGCCGTTCATGTATCAGGCGGTGGAGATTGAGGGAGTGCCCTATTGGGACGGCGGCTATGTCGGCAATCCGGCCATCTGGCCGCTGATATACAAGACCGGCTGCGAGGATGTGCTGCTGGTGCAAATCAACCCGCTCAAGCGCAGCGGTACGCCCAAAAATGCGCTCGATATCATTAATCGGGTCAACGAAATCAGCTTCAATTCAAGCCTGATTGCCGAAATGCGGGCGATCAATTTCGTGCGCAAACTCATCGCTTCGGGCAAACTGGATTCGCATGATTACGCCAATATGCGCATGCACCGGGTGATGCCGCCGCCGGATTTGCGCGAGATGAATGCATCCAGCAAAATGAACGCACATTGGGATTTCTTCCAGCTGCTGTTCACCGTCGGCCGCAACCAGATGGATGAATGGCTGAAGACCAATAAAAAATCTATCGGGCATGAAAGCACGCTCGATATCGAGGAGCATTTCCTCACCAAACACAAGAAACACCAACCATAA